A single bacterium DNA region contains:
- a CDS encoding YjgP/YjgQ family permease, whose translation MRILSRYVLREHFGPFIFSMCVITLLFILNLVFRDLSRILSKGLSLSTVLEFFFLQLAWIIALAAPMSVLVATVMAFGRLSGDQEITAMKASGVSVLTMIKPVLLASVLLAALMVWFNDHVLPDFNHRARLLTADIYRKKPTIRLEAGVIYRDLPDFTLRVQNIVQKGDTAFVDSVFIDDNSAADVSKIIFAKHGSIFFNQQAEMLLLTLYDGEMHELDLKKLEQYRKLSFPKQNLAVSVPGMALERSDSQARGDREKSSSMMLEEIRNNKQDIERNRRELTQQISDHFHRYFSKPEALAQLSRPADNEEPPAYGSPPLGGVLADHLRLQQQIGGRLSTLQHLQRKNSSLMVEVQKKYSIPVACIIFVLIGAPLGIMARRGSLAMAGGISFAFFLLYWTTLIGGEELADRQLITPFAA comes from the coding sequence ATGCGAATTCTATCCCGATACGTTTTAAGAGAGCATTTTGGCCCATTTATCTTCTCCATGTGTGTCATCACGCTGCTCTTTATTTTAAATCTGGTTTTTCGCGATTTAAGCCGCATTCTGAGCAAGGGGCTGAGTCTTTCCACTGTGCTCGAGTTCTTTTTCCTGCAATTGGCCTGGATCATTGCTCTGGCCGCGCCCATGTCGGTGCTGGTGGCCACAGTGATGGCCTTCGGCCGACTCAGCGGCGATCAAGAGATCACGGCCATGAAAGCCAGCGGGGTCAGCGTGCTCACCATGATCAAGCCGGTGCTGCTGGCTTCGGTTCTGCTGGCGGCGTTAATGGTCTGGTTCAATGACCATGTACTGCCCGATTTCAATCACCGCGCACGTCTGCTGACCGCCGACATCTATCGTAAAAAACCGACCATCCGTCTTGAAGCCGGCGTCATCTATCGCGATCTGCCGGATTTTACCCTGCGGGTGCAAAACATCGTGCAAAAGGGCGATACCGCCTTTGTCGATTCCGTGTTCATCGACGACAACAGCGCTGCGGATGTCAGCAAGATCATCTTTGCGAAACACGGCTCTATCTTTTTCAACCAGCAGGCGGAGATGCTGCTGTTGACGCTTTATGACGGTGAAATGCACGAACTCGATCTGAAAAAACTGGAGCAATACCGCAAGCTCTCTTTCCCCAAACAGAACCTCGCTGTGTCGGTGCCCGGCATGGCGCTGGAACGAAGCGATTCGCAGGCACGCGGAGATCGCGAGAAAAGCAGCTCCATGATGCTGGAAGAGATTAGGAACAACAAACAGGACATCGAGCGCAACCGCCGCGAGTTGACGCAGCAGATCAGCGATCATTTTCATCGCTACTTTTCCAAACCAGAGGCCCTTGCCCAGCTCAGCCGGCCGGCGGATAACGAGGAACCGCCGGCCTATGGTTCGCCACCCTTAGGCGGCGTGCTGGCGGATCATCTGCGCCTGCAGCAGCAAATCGGCGGCCGCCTCTCCACGCTGCAACACCTGCAGCGGAAGAACAGCAGCCTGATGGTGGAGGTGCAGAAAAAATATTCCATCCCGGTGGCGTGCATCATCTTTGTGCTCATCGGCGCTCCGCTCGGCATCATGGCCCGGCGCGGGTCTCTTGCCATGGCCGGCGGCATCAGTTTTGCCTTTTTCCTGCTCTACTGGACTACATTGATCGGCGGAGAAGAATTGGCGGACAGACAATTGATCACGCCGTTCGCCGCTAT